A portion of the Streptomyces platensis genome contains these proteins:
- the lepB gene encoding signal peptidase I — translation MDTDAQLTERDPSPTPDQGPEQGSRFARFRARTAGLRHRPVTLLALCLAFVLLLSTFIAQPFLIPSSSMENTLHIGDRVLVNKLAYRFGSAPERGDVVVFDGTGSFVHREQGENPVTGLLRGAGAALGLARPAETDYVKRVIGIGGDRVTCCDKRGRIEVNGEPVSEAYLHPGDAPSSVDFDIVVPEGRLWVMGDHRARSSDSRDHLGQAGGGTVPVDRVIGRADLITWPMSRWRTFDTPETFDRIPAAAGPHG, via the coding sequence ATGGACACCGACGCACAGCTCACGGAGCGCGACCCCTCTCCCACCCCCGACCAGGGGCCGGAGCAGGGGTCGCGCTTCGCGCGTTTCCGCGCCCGTACGGCCGGTCTGCGCCACCGGCCGGTCACCCTGCTCGCGTTGTGCCTGGCCTTTGTGCTGCTGCTCAGCACGTTCATCGCACAGCCCTTTCTGATCCCCAGCTCCTCCATGGAGAACACCCTGCACATCGGGGACCGAGTGCTGGTCAACAAGCTGGCCTACCGCTTCGGCAGCGCACCGGAGCGCGGCGATGTGGTGGTCTTCGACGGCACCGGGTCCTTCGTTCACAGGGAACAGGGGGAGAATCCCGTCACGGGGCTGCTGCGCGGAGCCGGCGCGGCGCTGGGCCTGGCCCGTCCCGCCGAGACCGACTACGTCAAGCGTGTGATCGGCATCGGCGGTGACCGTGTGACCTGCTGCGACAAACGGGGACGGATCGAAGTGAACGGTGAGCCCGTGAGCGAGGCGTATCTCCACCCTGGGGACGCGCCGTCCTCGGTGGATTTCGACATCGTGGTGCCCGAGGGCAGGCTGTGGGTCATGGGGGACCACCGCGCCAGATCCAGTGATTCCCGCGACCACCTCGGTCAGGCGGGCGGCGGCACGGTCCCCGTGGACAGGGTCATCGGCCGTGCGGACCTGATCACCTGGCCGATGAGCCGCTGGCGCACCTTCGACACCCCAGAGACCTTCGACCGGATACCCGCCGCGGCAGGTCCCCATGGGTAA
- the lepB gene encoding signal peptidase I produces MGKRGRPRHGSQGDGPPKRSRARGADPTGPGDEAYGDSGARGGPQETVGHGGRRSARVATGGRAERRRQARRIKRRRQRSYLKEIPILVGVALAIALVLKTFLVQAFVIPSGSMEQTIKIGDRVLVDKLTPWFGSKPERGDVVVFKDPGGWLKGEQTKPPADGGAFQPVKDAMTFIGLLPSADEQDLIKRVVAVGGDTVKCCDKQGRVTVNGAPLTEPYIHPGNPPSTLKFTVAVPTGRIFVMGDHRSDSADSRFHLDEPYRGTVSEDSVVGRAVVIAWPFSHWRRLEEPDTFATVRDAPGAKASSAGTPHKVASESLTVLPTPAELPLVMGVMGLHRLTGGRVRGVRSRCGGLGGRRAVRNRRARRAGRAW; encoded by the coding sequence ATGGGTAAGCGCGGGCGGCCCCGCCACGGGAGCCAGGGCGATGGCCCGCCGAAGCGGAGCCGGGCGCGCGGTGCCGACCCCACGGGGCCGGGCGACGAGGCGTACGGCGACTCCGGCGCGCGTGGTGGTCCCCAGGAGACGGTCGGGCACGGCGGCCGGCGGTCGGCCCGGGTCGCGACCGGCGGGCGCGCCGAGCGGCGGCGCCAGGCGCGGCGCATCAAGCGGCGCAGACAGCGCTCCTACCTGAAGGAAATCCCGATCCTGGTGGGCGTGGCGCTGGCCATCGCCCTCGTCCTGAAGACCTTTCTCGTCCAGGCATTCGTCATCCCGTCCGGCTCCATGGAGCAGACGATCAAAATCGGCGACCGGGTGCTGGTCGACAAGCTGACGCCGTGGTTCGGCTCCAAGCCGGAGCGCGGCGACGTCGTCGTCTTCAAGGATCCCGGGGGCTGGCTCAAGGGCGAGCAGACCAAGCCCCCCGCCGACGGGGGCGCCTTCCAGCCGGTCAAGGACGCCATGACCTTCATCGGGTTGCTGCCGTCGGCCGATGAACAAGACCTGATCAAGCGGGTCGTGGCGGTCGGCGGCGACACCGTCAAGTGCTGCGACAAGCAGGGCCGGGTCACCGTCAACGGCGCACCGCTGACCGAACCGTATATCCATCCCGGCAACCCGCCCTCCACACTGAAGTTCACGGTGGCCGTCCCCACCGGGCGGATCTTCGTGATGGGCGACCACCGCTCGGACTCCGCGGATTCGCGCTTCCACCTGGACGAGCCGTACCGTGGCACGGTCTCGGAGGACAGTGTCGTGGGCCGGGCCGTGGTGATCGCCTGGCCGTTCAGCCACTGGCGGCGCCTCGAAGAGCCCGACACCTTTGCGACGGTGCGCGACGCGCCGGGCGCCAAGGCGTCCTCGGCAGGAACGCCGCATAAGGTGGCATCCGAGAGTTTGACCGTACTCCCGACCCCTGCGGAACTCCCGCTCGTTATGGGAGTGATGGGCCTGCACCGGTTGACGGGTGGGCGAGTGCGTGGAGTGAGGAGCAGATGTGGGGGACTTGGCGGTCGGCGCGCGGTCCGGAACCGAAGAGCCCGAAGAGCCGGCAGGGCGTGGTGA
- the lepB gene encoding signal peptidase I — protein MGDLAVGARSGTEEPEEPAGRGEAAGPATSSVHQSPAQSGAQSQRSAPADVSDTSDTLDRSSGEEVSGGMKKAKKPRAFWKELPILIGIALLLALLIKTFLVQAFSIPSDSMQDTLQRGDRVLVDKLTPWFGSKPQRGEVVVFHDPGGWLNETPTPEPNPVQKVLSFIGLMPSAEEKDLIKRVIAVGGDTVECHGTGPVKVNGKALKEDSYIFPGVTPCGDRAFGPIHVPKGRIWVMGDHRDDSLDSRYHQNLKGNGTVSEEEVVGRAFTIAWPINRWSTLPVPDTFDQPGINKAMGAAPAALGLAGAVPIVMWRRRRLTGARNPR, from the coding sequence GTGGGGGACTTGGCGGTCGGCGCGCGGTCCGGAACCGAAGAGCCCGAAGAGCCGGCAGGGCGTGGTGAGGCCGCGGGACCGGCGACGAGTTCCGTGCATCAGTCACCAGCACAGTCAGGGGCGCAGTCGCAGCGTTCGGCCCCGGCCGACGTATCGGACACATCCGATACGTTGGACAGGTCGTCGGGCGAGGAGGTGAGCGGCGGCATGAAGAAGGCCAAGAAGCCGCGCGCCTTCTGGAAGGAGCTGCCGATCCTCATCGGCATCGCTCTGCTCCTGGCGCTGCTGATCAAGACGTTCCTGGTGCAGGCATTCTCGATCCCGTCCGACTCGATGCAGGACACTCTCCAGCGCGGGGACCGGGTCCTGGTCGACAAGCTGACGCCGTGGTTCGGCTCCAAGCCGCAGCGCGGCGAGGTCGTGGTCTTCCACGACCCGGGTGGCTGGCTGAACGAGACGCCGACCCCCGAGCCCAACCCCGTCCAGAAGGTCCTCAGCTTCATCGGGCTGATGCCTTCGGCCGAGGAGAAGGACCTGATCAAGCGGGTCATCGCGGTCGGCGGCGACACCGTCGAGTGCCACGGCACCGGCCCGGTCAAGGTCAACGGCAAGGCCCTCAAGGAAGACTCGTACATCTTCCCCGGCGTCACCCCCTGCGGTGACCGCGCGTTCGGCCCGATCCACGTCCCCAAGGGCCGGATCTGGGTGATGGGCGATCACCGTGACGACTCCCTCGACTCCCGGTACCACCAGAACCTCAAGGGCAATGGCACGGTCTCGGAGGAGGAGGTCGTCGGCCGGGCGTTCACCATCGCATGGCCGATCAACCGCTGGTCGACCCTGCCGGTACCGGACACCTTCGACCAGCCCGGGATCAACAAGGCAATGGGTGCGGCTCCGGCCGCCCTGGGGCTGGCGGGCGCGGTGCCGATCGTGATGTGGCGCCGCCGGAGGCTGACCGGAGCGCGTAACCCCAGGTAA
- the lepB gene encoding signal peptidase I — MSSSTEHRTDGRGRTTGSVLSGLAVAVGCVLFLGGFVWGALIYRPYTVPTDSMSPTIAAGARVLAERVDGSEIRRGDIVVFKDDVWGDLPMVKRVVGTGGDKVACCTKQGRLTVNGKPVEEPYLQGSGPASPVGFKAKVPAGQLFLLGDHRNDSLDSRVHLTDGDHGSVPRSAVNARVDARAWPLGSVGVMQRPTSFAALPGGISQPGPVQPITFAVVAGAVLILGGAAYGPLARRGARKRG; from the coding sequence ATGAGCAGCAGTACCGAACACAGGACCGACGGCCGCGGCCGGACGACGGGCAGCGTGCTGTCCGGTCTGGCCGTGGCCGTCGGCTGTGTGCTGTTCCTGGGCGGCTTCGTATGGGGGGCGCTGATATACCGCCCCTATACGGTGCCGACCGATTCGATGTCGCCCACGATCGCGGCCGGTGCCCGGGTTCTGGCCGAGCGGGTGGACGGCTCCGAGATACGGCGCGGCGACATCGTCGTCTTCAAGGACGACGTCTGGGGCGACCTTCCGATGGTCAAGCGCGTCGTCGGCACCGGCGGCGACAAGGTCGCCTGCTGCACCAAGCAGGGGCGGCTGACCGTCAACGGAAAGCCCGTCGAGGAACCGTATCTCCAGGGCAGCGGGCCCGCCTCGCCCGTCGGTTTCAAGGCCAAGGTCCCCGCCGGCCAGCTCTTCCTGCTCGGCGATCACCGCAACGACTCCCTCGACTCCCGTGTCCACCTCACCGACGGCGACCACGGCTCGGTGCCGCGCAGCGCCGTCAACGCCCGGGTCGACGCGCGCGCCTGGCCGCTCGGCAGCGTCGGCGTGATGCAGCGCCCGACAAGCTTCGCCGCCCTGCCCGGCGGTATCTCCCAGCCCGGCCCGGTGCAGCCCATCACCTTCGCGGTGGTCGCCGGTGCGGTTCTCATCCTTGGCGGTGCGGCCTACGGACCGCTCGCCCGGCGCGGGGCGCGTAAGCGTGGCTGA
- a CDS encoding NUDIX hydrolase, protein MGRGPADGAAAGGDVSAGRRAAAEGRADAAPDAPEATAVRQVSRVVLLDPDDRILLLHGFEPDRPTDTWWFTPGGGLEGTESREEAARRELAEETGITDVVLGPVLWKRHCAFPFDGRRWEQDEWYYLGRTDRTATHTGGQTELERRSVSGLRWWTWEELSASRETVYPTRLVELLRTLLDDGPPDAPVLLETERV, encoded by the coding sequence ATGGGGCGTGGGCCGGCGGACGGTGCTGCGGCCGGCGGTGACGTGTCCGCCGGGCGCCGTGCGGCGGCCGAAGGACGAGCCGATGCCGCCCCCGACGCACCGGAGGCGACCGCGGTACGCCAGGTCTCCCGCGTCGTGCTGCTCGACCCCGACGACCGGATCCTGCTGCTCCACGGCTTCGAACCGGACCGCCCCACCGACACCTGGTGGTTCACCCCCGGCGGCGGCCTCGAAGGCACGGAGAGCCGGGAAGAGGCAGCCCGCCGCGAGCTCGCCGAGGAGACCGGCATCACTGACGTCGTCCTCGGCCCCGTCCTGTGGAAGCGCCACTGCGCATTTCCGTTCGACGGGCGCCGCTGGGAGCAGGATGAGTGGTACTACCTGGGAAGAACCGACCGGACGGCCACCCACACCGGCGGGCAGACGGAGCTGGAGCGACGCAGCGTCTCGGGACTGAGGTGGTGGACTTGGGAGGAACTGTCCGCATCCCGTGAGACGGTGTATCCGACCAGACTCGTCGAGCTGCTGCGTACGCTGCTCGACGATGGGCCCCCCGATGCGCCGGTGCTCCTGGAGACCGAGCGGGTCTGA
- a CDS encoding DUF2469 domain-containing protein — MSAEDLEKYETEMELKLYREYRDVVGLFKYVIETERRFYLTNDYEMQVHSVQGEVFFEVSMADAWVWDMYRPARFVKQVRVLTFKDVNIEELNKSDLDLPGS; from the coding sequence ATGAGCGCCGAGGACCTCGAGAAGTACGAGACCGAGATGGAGCTGAAGCTCTACCGGGAGTACCGCGACGTCGTCGGGCTGTTCAAATATGTGATCGAGACCGAGCGTCGCTTCTACCTCACCAATGATTACGAGATGCAGGTGCACTCGGTCCAGGGTGAGGTCTTTTTCGAAGTGTCGATGGCTGACGCCTGGGTCTGGGACATGTACCGCCCGGCCCGCTTCGTCAAGCAGGTGAGGGTACTCACGTTCAAGGACGTGAACATCGAGGAGCTCAACAAGAGCGATCTGGATCTTCCGGGGAGCTGA
- a CDS encoding YifB family Mg chelatase-like AAA ATPase, with translation MGFARTCSVALVGVEGVVVEVQADLEPGVAAFTLVGLPDKSLIESRERVRAAVVNSGAEWPQKKLTVGLSPASVPKGGSGFDLAVACAVLGAAERLDPRELTDLMMIGELGLDGRVRPVRGVLPAVLAAADAGYRQVVVPEQTVAEASLVPGISVLGVRSLRQLIAVLADEPVPEEEDPREEGRPDPSLAGLVVPGTSVGAGLPPGDHTPDLADVAGQHSARRALEVAAAGRHHIFFKGPPGAGKTMLAERLPGLLPPLSPKESLEVTAVHSVAGTLPPGQPLVHRPPYCAPHHSATMASLVGGGTGLPRPGAVSLAHHGVLFVDEAAECSPRVLDALRQPLESGHVVVARAAGMMRMPARILLALAANPCPCGRHGTTSGGCECRPSSVRRYRARLSGPLMDRVDLRIAVEPVARAELIALGCDTETTAAVAERVRTARERAAARFAGTPWHTNSEVPGHELRTRWQVHPGALAQAERDLECGLLTARGLDRVLRVAWTAADLAGRDRPTKEDVNWALELRTGVRRGALTAAGGGGKRHETATARPQHKQGQP, from the coding sequence ATGGGGTTCGCCCGCACCTGCTCCGTCGCCCTGGTAGGCGTCGAAGGTGTCGTCGTCGAAGTCCAGGCCGACCTGGAACCCGGCGTCGCCGCCTTCACCCTCGTCGGACTCCCCGACAAGAGCCTCATCGAGTCCAGAGAACGGGTGCGCGCGGCCGTCGTGAACTCCGGCGCCGAATGGCCGCAGAAGAAGCTCACCGTCGGCCTCAGCCCGGCCTCCGTGCCCAAAGGCGGCAGCGGTTTCGACCTGGCCGTGGCCTGCGCGGTCCTCGGTGCCGCCGAGCGCCTGGACCCGCGCGAACTCACCGACCTGATGATGATCGGCGAACTGGGGCTGGACGGCCGCGTCCGCCCCGTACGCGGAGTACTGCCCGCCGTATTAGCCGCCGCCGACGCCGGATACCGCCAGGTCGTCGTCCCGGAACAGACCGTGGCCGAGGCATCCCTCGTCCCCGGCATCTCCGTCCTCGGCGTGCGCAGCCTGCGCCAGCTCATCGCCGTCCTCGCCGACGAACCGGTGCCCGAGGAGGAGGACCCCCGGGAAGAAGGCCGCCCCGACCCCTCGCTCGCCGGGCTGGTCGTGCCCGGAACCAGCGTGGGCGCGGGCCTGCCACCCGGGGACCACACCCCCGACCTGGCGGACGTCGCAGGCCAGCACAGCGCCCGCCGCGCCCTGGAAGTGGCCGCCGCCGGACGGCACCACATCTTCTTCAAGGGCCCACCCGGCGCCGGCAAAACCATGCTCGCCGAACGCCTCCCGGGGCTGCTGCCGCCTCTGTCGCCCAAGGAATCCCTGGAGGTCACCGCCGTCCACTCGGTAGCCGGCACTCTCCCGCCGGGGCAGCCGCTCGTCCACCGGCCGCCCTACTGCGCCCCGCACCACTCCGCGACCATGGCGTCCCTCGTGGGCGGCGGCACCGGACTGCCCCGCCCCGGCGCCGTCTCCCTCGCCCACCACGGCGTGCTGTTCGTGGACGAGGCCGCGGAGTGCAGCCCACGCGTCCTGGACGCACTGCGCCAGCCGCTGGAGTCCGGTCATGTCGTCGTCGCCCGCGCCGCGGGCATGATGCGCATGCCCGCCCGCATCCTCCTTGCCCTCGCGGCCAACCCCTGTCCCTGCGGACGGCACGGCACCACCAGCGGCGGCTGCGAATGCCGGCCGTCGTCCGTCCGCCGCTACCGGGCCCGGCTCTCCGGCCCCCTGATGGACCGGGTGGACCTGCGCATCGCCGTCGAGCCGGTCGCCCGCGCCGAACTGATCGCCCTCGGGTGCGACACGGAAACCACCGCCGCTGTGGCCGAACGCGTCCGGACCGCCAGGGAACGCGCCGCAGCCCGATTCGCCGGCACACCGTGGCACACCAACAGCGAGGTACCCGGGCACGAGCTGCGCACCCGCTGGCAGGTCCACCCGGGCGCGCTGGCCCAGGCGGAACGCGACCTCGAATGCGGCCTCCTCACCGCCCGTGGCCTCGACCGCGTCCTCCGCGTCGCGTGGACGGCCGCCGACCTGGCCGGCCGCGACCGCCCCACCAAGGAGGACGTCAACTGGGCCCTGGAACTCCGCACCGGCGTACGCCGCGGCGCGCTGACAGCGGCCGGTGGCGGCGGAAAGCGCCACGAGACCGCTACCGCCCGGCCGCAGCACAAGCAGGGGCAACCATGA
- the dprA gene encoding DNA-processing protein DprA, whose amino-acid sequence MNGIDAWGFATGEPEPADNHRGRAHDPTAGPGHAVPTTTEPSPATTEPSRAVGEAADPQRTARAALTRILEPGDETAGRWLREMGPEALWQTLSDDDSAPPPGASPAKVAGLRLRAARARPTADLDAVTALGGRFICPGDDEWPGQLDDLGDARPIGLWVRGTANLRLWALRSVAVVGARACTEYGAHLATTLGAGLADRGWTVVSGAAYGVDGAAHRGALAADGATTAVMASGVDHPYPRGHTELIGRIAEQGLVVAELPPGDHPTRSRFIQRNRVIAALTRGTVVVEAELRSGSLVTARRAQTLGRFTMGMPGPVTSGLSAGVHQLLRGEAAVVTDADEVIELVGSIGDLAPDREGRTRIRDLLDPVATLVLEALPARGSEGTGHLAQEAGVPRDVTRAKLFELLSLGFVQKCGDRWELARRAETTGRSRRGGT is encoded by the coding sequence ATGAACGGCATCGACGCATGGGGCTTCGCCACTGGCGAGCCGGAGCCAGCCGACAACCACCGGGGCCGCGCACACGACCCCACGGCCGGACCGGGTCATGCCGTACCCACGACGACCGAGCCGAGCCCCGCGACCACCGAGCCATCGCGCGCAGTCGGCGAGGCAGCCGACCCGCAGCGCACGGCCCGCGCAGCCCTCACCCGCATCCTCGAACCCGGTGATGAGACCGCCGGCCGCTGGCTGCGCGAGATGGGCCCGGAGGCCCTGTGGCAGACCCTGTCCGACGACGATTCGGCCCCACCCCCGGGCGCAAGCCCGGCCAAGGTCGCGGGCCTGCGGTTGCGCGCCGCCCGCGCACGCCCCACGGCGGACCTCGACGCCGTCACCGCCCTCGGCGGCCGGTTCATCTGCCCCGGGGACGACGAATGGCCCGGCCAGCTCGACGACCTCGGCGACGCCCGCCCCATCGGCCTGTGGGTGCGTGGAACGGCAAACCTCCGATTGTGGGCACTGCGCTCGGTCGCCGTCGTCGGCGCCAGAGCCTGCACCGAATACGGTGCCCACCTCGCCACCACCCTCGGCGCCGGACTCGCCGACCGCGGCTGGACCGTCGTCTCCGGCGCCGCCTACGGCGTGGACGGCGCGGCCCACCGTGGCGCGCTCGCCGCGGACGGCGCGACCACCGCCGTCATGGCCTCAGGAGTCGACCACCCCTACCCGCGCGGACACACCGAATTGATCGGCCGGATCGCCGAACAGGGCCTGGTGGTCGCTGAGTTACCGCCAGGCGACCACCCCACCCGCAGCCGCTTCATCCAGCGCAACCGCGTGATCGCCGCGCTCACCAGAGGCACCGTCGTCGTAGAGGCCGAACTCCGCAGCGGCTCCCTCGTCACCGCCCGGCGGGCACAGACCCTCGGGCGCTTCACGATGGGCATGCCGGGCCCGGTCACCAGTGGCCTGTCCGCCGGTGTGCATCAACTCCTGCGCGGCGAGGCCGCGGTGGTCACCGACGCCGACGAGGTCATCGAGCTCGTCGGCAGCATCGGCGACCTCGCCCCCGACCGGGAAGGCCGGACCCGCATCCGCGACCTTCTGGACCCCGTCGCGACCCTCGTACTGGAGGCGCTGCCGGCGCGCGGCAGCGAGGGCACCGGCCATCTGGCCCAGGAGGCCGGCGTGCCCCGCGATGTCACCCGCGCCAAACTCTTCGAGCTGCTGTCCCTCGGATTCGTTCAAAAGTGCGGTGATCGCTGGGAGTTGGCGCGACGCGCCGAGACGACCGGGCGTTCCCGGCGAGGCGGTACTTGA
- the whiG gene encoding RNA polymerase sigma factor WhiG, giving the protein MPQHTSGSDRAAVPPAARGSVRPAPPSALDELWRAYKASGDGRLREQLILHYSPLVKYVAGRVSVGLPPNVEQADFVSSGVFGLIDAIEKFEPERSIKFETYAITRIRGAMIDELRALDWIPRSVRQKARAVERAYATLEAQLRRTPSEAEVAEEMGIALEELHGVFSQLSLANVVALEELLHVGGEGGERLSLMDTLEDTAAENPVEIAEDRELRRLLARAINTLPEREKTVVTLYYYEGLTLAEIGNVLGVTESRVSQIHTKSVLQLRAKLADVGR; this is encoded by the coding sequence ATGCCCCAGCACACCTCCGGGTCTGACCGTGCGGCTGTACCACCCGCCGCACGCGGCAGCGTGCGCCCCGCTCCGCCCAGCGCGCTCGACGAGCTGTGGCGCGCCTACAAGGCGTCAGGCGACGGCAGGCTGCGGGAGCAGCTGATCCTGCACTACTCCCCGCTGGTCAAGTACGTCGCCGGCCGCGTCAGCGTCGGCCTGCCCCCCAACGTCGAACAGGCCGACTTCGTCTCCTCCGGGGTTTTCGGACTGATCGATGCCATCGAGAAGTTCGAGCCCGAACGCTCCATCAAGTTCGAGACCTACGCCATCACCCGCATCCGTGGCGCGATGATCGACGAGCTGCGCGCACTCGACTGGATTCCGCGCTCCGTACGGCAGAAGGCCCGCGCCGTCGAACGCGCCTACGCCACCCTCGAAGCGCAACTGCGCCGTACCCCCTCCGAGGCGGAGGTCGCCGAGGAGATGGGCATCGCCCTGGAGGAACTCCACGGGGTGTTCAGCCAGCTGTCCCTGGCCAACGTCGTGGCGCTGGAGGAGCTGCTGCACGTCGGCGGCGAGGGCGGCGAACGGCTGAGCCTGATGGACACCCTCGAGGACACGGCCGCCGAGAACCCGGTCGAGATCGCCGAGGACCGCGAGCTGCGGCGCCTGCTCGCGCGCGCCATCAACACCCTCCCCGAACGCGAGAAAACCGTGGTCACGCTCTACTACTACGAAGGCCTCACGCTCGCCGAGATCGGCAATGTCCTCGGCGTCACGGAGAGCAGAGTCAGCCAGATTCACACCAAATCCGTACTCCAGCTCAGGGCGAAACTCGCCGACGTCGGACGCTGA
- a CDS encoding TetR/AcrR family transcriptional regulator — MQRGALLDAARSLLSEGGTEALTFPALAERTGLARSSVYEYFRSRAAVVEELCAVDFPVWAAEVEVAMQRVDTPEDKVEAYVRRQLALVGDRRHRAVVAISAGELDAGAREKIRAAHGGLIAMIVEALAALGHEQPRLAAMLLQGVVDAAVRRIELGAAEDPGEITEAAVAMALRGVGG; from the coding sequence ATGCAGCGCGGCGCCCTCTTGGACGCCGCCCGCTCCCTGCTGTCCGAAGGCGGAACGGAAGCGCTGACCTTCCCCGCCCTCGCCGAGCGCACGGGCCTCGCGCGCTCCTCCGTGTATGAGTACTTCCGTTCGCGCGCCGCCGTCGTCGAAGAGCTGTGCGCCGTCGACTTCCCGGTCTGGGCCGCCGAGGTCGAAGTGGCGATGCAGCGCGTCGACACGCCCGAGGACAAGGTCGAGGCATATGTGCGCCGGCAACTCGCGCTGGTCGGCGACCGGCGCCACCGCGCCGTCGTGGCCATTTCGGCCGGCGAGCTGGACGCGGGCGCGCGCGAGAAGATCCGCGCGGCACACGGCGGACTCATCGCCATGATCGTCGAGGCGCTCGCCGCCCTCGGCCACGAACAGCCCCGGCTCGCGGCCATGCTCCTCCAGGGGGTCGTCGACGCCGCGGTCCGCCGCATCGAACTGGGTGCCGCAGAGGACCCGGGCGAGATCACGGAGGCGGCGGTGGCGATGGCTCTCCGCGGGGTTGGCGGCTGA
- a CDS encoding murein hydrolase activator EnvC family protein, with the protein MRRNPRRDPRRDPQQNPRRHSLPTSAFRASFSDLRGRFPRLVAGGRPRHRGRDRAGHGPGPLPAARRRPRSSPSFPPPPRSQSRSRSRSRSRSRSRCSSPPPSRFRSPAPLPPGPRGEPKGYGPSCFFPAHAAGVLLAPATAAVLTLFTPALASAAAPSVNGVAGRGVEGGVERLAARGAEGGLGLVAGRPGQHRIDGPAGSGTEGPVLRGAKRPELRGAERPVGREVDEPVGRGVDWAVVAGRGEVGEGVGWRAESGAPAAPAVPPDKDRSWPVGGPVGAQPTVIRGWEPPPSPWAAGHRGVDLAASAGAVVRAAAPGRVTYAGTVAGRGVLTLEVSRSGRPPLRTTYEPVRSTVRKGQRVKAGQPVAVLQPDGPFHCREPCLHWGLRRGKTYLDPLSLLPRSMLRGGPSRLLPIFGIPLPAGGAASSPHPEPPELTAQARSSAPTAAALIEAAGLAAVAIWAFGRLPAARPRQARRTRGGGGVEGARGTSSGEGVSERETP; encoded by the coding sequence ATGCGACGAAACCCGCGACGAGACCCGCGACGAGACCCGCAACAAAATCCCCGCCGGCATTCGCTCCCGACCAGCGCCTTCCGCGCCTCCTTCAGCGACCTCCGGGGGCGCTTCCCGCGGCTGGTGGCCGGTGGGCGGCCCAGGCACCGGGGCCGCGACCGAGCGGGGCACGGGCCGGGGCCCCTCCCGGCTGCCCGGCGCCGGCCACGGTCCTCGCCCTCGTTCCCACCTCCGCCTCGGTCCCAGTCCAGGTCCAGGTCCAGGTCCCGGTCCCGGTCCCGGTCTCGCTGCTCGTCCCCGCCCCCGTCCCGCTTCCGGTCGCCCGCGCCTCTGCCACCGGGGCCGCGAGGAGAGCCGAAGGGGTATGGGCCGAGCTGCTTCTTCCCCGCCCACGCGGCGGGCGTGCTGCTGGCCCCGGCCACGGCCGCGGTCCTCACACTCTTCACACCGGCCCTCGCGAGCGCTGCCGCTCCGTCGGTGAATGGGGTGGCGGGGCGAGGGGTGGAGGGTGGGGTGGAACGACTGGCGGCGCGCGGGGCAGAGGGCGGGCTGGGGCTCGTGGCGGGGCGGCCCGGGCAGCACCGGATCGACGGGCCTGCGGGGAGCGGGACGGAGGGGCCGGTGCTGCGCGGCGCGAAGAGGCCGGAGCTGCGTGGGGCGGAGAGGCCGGTGGGGCGCGAGGTCGACGAACCGGTGGGGCGCGGGGTGGATTGGGCGGTGGTTGCGGGACGTGGGGAGGTGGGCGAGGGGGTGGGGTGGCGTGCCGAGAGTGGGGCACCCGCGGCACCTGCCGTGCCACCGGACAAGGACAGATCCTGGCCGGTGGGAGGCCCTGTGGGCGCACAACCAACGGTGATCAGGGGCTGGGAGCCGCCTCCTTCCCCGTGGGCGGCCGGGCACCGCGGCGTGGACCTGGCCGCTTCCGCCGGCGCCGTGGTGCGAGCAGCGGCCCCTGGCCGGGTGACCTATGCGGGAACCGTCGCAGGCCGCGGCGTCCTGACCCTCGAGGTCTCCCGCTCGGGCCGCCCTCCGTTACGCACCACGTACGAACCCGTACGCTCCACGGTCCGGAAGGGCCAGCGCGTCAAGGCCGGCCAGCCAGTCGCCGTCCTCCAGCCCGACGGCCCGTTCCACTGCCGCGAGCCCTGCCTCCACTGGGGCCTACGCCGCGGCAAGACCTACCTGGACCCACTGTCCCTGCTGCCCCGAAGCATGCTCCGCGGCGGCCCGTCCCGACTACTGCCGATCTTCGGGATTCCCCTACCGGCAGGCGGCGCTGCCTCTTCCCCGCATCCAGAACCACCGGAGCTCACAGCGCAGGCAAGAAGCTCGGCGCCTACGGCGGCAGCCCTCATCGAGGCGGCCGGACTCGCGGCCGTGGCGATCTGGGCGTTCGGTCGGCTCCCCGCGGCCCGGCCTCGGCAGGCGAGGAGGACCCGCGGAGGCGGCGGAGTGGAGGGCGCTCGTGGCACGTCGTCGGGCGAGGGGGTGAGTGAGCGCGAGACGCCGTGA